Genomic DNA from Cucurbita pepo subsp. pepo cultivar mu-cu-16 chromosome LG13, ASM280686v2, whole genome shotgun sequence:
CATGTTGCTTGTGCGTTGCATGTCCATTCTAAACCATTTTACCTTGCTTTCTTTGTATATCTTTCATTCTATCTAGTTGTTTATTTGTCTTTGTAGTTATGTAAGCGTATGACTCCTAGTTACTTTTGATGTCAAGCTTCGGAAagacaatttaatttaattagaaaaatattaaatgaataaattgagAAAACAAAGACCACATAGCATATACACCACCATATGGAAATTGATTGGTAACCAATGACTGgtcttttatttgattttttttttcatcacaTTAGAACGATGTGAAATGTAAGCTAATAATTAACATAATACGATTAATTTGGTTACTTGACCAACCTTGGCCCATTCTATATGCACATTTCCACCCAATTAATGAAATAAGGATGGGAAATtactaattttgtattatcCAATCAAGCTCAGAAGAACTGAGAGGCCGGACAtagtttcaaaaatttcaatttgatcGTTATGATATGATCTAATCTAAAGAATAAGCTTTTGAGttgttagatatatatttattatctttgTTTCGATTTTTTGAAGTAcgttaccaaaaaaaaatatccaacatcaatttttatgaaatttttaccCATGAAATTTTTACCCATTGTATGTAAttgttataattaattattaatatcaatATATTGTTAAGACTTGATGAATATATTAAGTATAAAGTAGAGAGTTATGATTATGATGAAGTGGTCTGAAACATTAATACATTCTTAAAAATGTTTGTATGAACAAAGGGGAAGGTGACAAAATGGAAACATAATCAGCAGccctaaaatataaagattatATAAAGCTACAAACccgaaaaagagagaagacgACAAACGCAAAATAATTGCTAATATCTAATTAACAAACCTCTTCAAATCCCCCTTATTGGCTATTTGGCTATTGGCCTCCCACTCGAGTCTCAAATTTACACCCAAAATGGCAACCAACGTTCCCTATACGATCAGATCAACGCCTTTACTTTGGCctttttcaaacatttgaggcttctctctctctctctcaacctTTGTCAAACTTCTTCTATATAATAACCCTATGATCTTCGTCTTCGTCGTCTTCGTCTCAAAATCATTAAgaaatatgatatgaaggaaatCCGAACTTGAAAAATTTACAGACCCAGTAGAACATAGTAGAGTAAAGTAATGGGCAGAGCTATGAGCATGCCAAAGATCACCCTGCAATGCCACCAATGAACCAAAGTCTAAATCATGCAAAGctgcaaaacaaaaaaagagagaaaaaatggcACATTTTGAGAGGTGGGTTTGGCTTACCCAGTGCTCAGAATTGCTGGATGAACGTTGTACTCTTTAGCAAACACGAAGGGTACAATTCCTTGGGGCAGTGCCGCCTACAATAGCAGACACAAGGTTTTCAATATTGATTTCATATGAGAAAACTTGTTTTAAGGCATCGAGGATGAAAAGAAGTACCTGCACAATAGCAACACGGAGGAGGGTTCCACGCAAGCCAATAGCGATGGAAGCGATGGCCATAACGGCTGGCCCAGTAAGGAATCTAATGGCCATCGCAAAAGCAGCAACAGAGTTCCCACATGCTATCATCTTTGGTTGTAGTCCCATAAATATACCTTTTTTTCAGCGGTAAACAAACAGCAGTCAATTCTCAAGCCCTTaccatcaaaagaaaaatacatgaatTTACGGTTCAACTACTTTCACTAATTTGGAGTGTAATAGAGGGCATTAAACTCCGACCCACCTATCTTTGGACCACCCAGTTGACGTTACCCACTTGGACCCACATGTCGGGTGGTAAAGGCTCAAGATTAAAAGCCTTTCTCAGCCCTTTTCAGACACCTAATGTGAGAAAAATAATGCACAGAAACAATGCCCCCATTCTTTGCCAGCCTCTCTACCACATAATCAACCTAATCTCCTAAGATACTCACAACACTACCAAAGAATAAACCTCTCAATGCATTTGTTATTTGGATAAAGGTGGGCAATGACCTTTTCTTAATTCTCTGATTACCAAAcaaaacaactctttaattatttgtttttcccTTGTAATGATTAGATTACGTTCCCTTCCATTATTGAGATACTTACGTGACAACATGATAATATGTTTCGGACACATTCATGTAAGAAcgattgatttctttttttagtttcttcatAGTTCTTGAGAATTGTGCTTAATTATTAAGAtcaagagaataaataaaagataaggACCACTCACCTAAGCTAAACATAGCCATTCCAAGTCCTGCATCAGAGAGTATGGAGATTGATTTCTCTATTATTTTGGGCATGGCCACATGCCACCTGCAAAATTTCATCACAACCCAACAACACAGACAATAAATACAGAGGCAATTTCATAGACACAGCCCAAATAAGAGGGAACACAGTTAGTTGAAATGGAAGTTTCAATCAATCTACTGTAATTGTAGTAGCGTTGTGATTTGTGGACTTGATTTTTGGCTTACCGGAAAGAAATGAGCGACCAGATTAGTCCGATGAGGCTTGAGTATGTGTTGGGGTTTCTGATCAGCTTCCGCCACACCATGATCAGAATCAGGCGGGTCATTACGCTCGCCGGCGGCATTAGTTTGGAGTTCCCGCCGTCCGGAGCTCCGGCCGAAACTTTCCCGTGGAGTTCGCCGGTGGAGCCTGTGGGTCCCTCTTTCTGATCATCTCTTTCCTCTTCCCCTTCTTTGCCGCTGAAACTAAAGGCTTCACCTCCATAGCCCTCACTCTCTGGAACAgctaaagaaaaatggaattgAGTTACTGagattgagaataaaatataaattattagcgattatttattaatattaccTTTGTTTTCCCCGTTTTGTTGTTGATGATCGGCCACGAGCATCCGTATTTCCTTGGCGCCTTGATCGGACCGTCCAGATTGCTCGGCTCCAGCGAGCTCATTCCCGGCGAGATTGCTGAGCCCACCGCGGCCTTCAGAGACTGGAGAAGCGCTCGAGCTCCAAACAAACATGTGAAGCTCCTTGGCGTCATGGTTCGCTTTTGTATTCTGCGGttgcggcggcggaggaggaggcggTGGCTGAGGGATTTTAGCAGTTTTGGTGAATTCCGGGTTGGGAGCCGGATAAGAGGAGGGCACAGTTTGAGCGGGGTAAAACCCGAACCTCGGGGATGCGGTCTGAGGCTGAACGGCAGAGTTCTCCTCGAAATTGGACGGCCTGGGAGTCGGACCTCTGGAGGATTGAACCGAATACAAATCTCCAGGTCCGAAATTAGACAATCGGCCTTGAAATCCCATCATAGAGTAGAAATCTGAGTGGTTGAAATTCGAGCCTCGAGGAGTAGGGTTTCGAGAGGAACTCAAGCTGTAAATCTCAGCGCCAGTGAGATTAGAAGGCCTAGGCGTTAATCCCGGAAGCGAACAAGGACCGAGAGATCGTCGAGAGGCATTCGATTTCCTCACCGTCACGTGAAGCTTTCCGTCGTCCCCAATTTCAGCATCAGTCTCGAGAAAATCCCTGCCATCCAGCGAAACCACGTCCGAATCAACTTTAAACGACACAATCGAAGCAGCCGTCTCGGGAAACTGCTCCATGATGAGAATCTTCGCACCACGATACTCGAACAGAAAAAGCAAAAGCGTATACCAAATAATGCACTGCAACACCACCACCTGCACCATCAGACTCCCACTGTAATCACCGTACATAGCAATCAGTAAAGGAATCCCCATGACTAGCGTGTTCGGAAGCGTGGATAGGGAGAAAATAGTAATCATCCATTCTAGACTCCCATTCTTAGTGAGATTAGTCCAAATCCCAAGAAAGAACAGCATGATAATCTTCTGAAGTGTATCTGCAGCGATGAACCGGAAGTTCATAGCGTAAGGATCATTggaagaaatgaaatggaagGAGAGAAGAGGAACAGCGAAAATTGCGACGAAACGGTTGATTCCAGAGCATTGATCGGGCGTGAAAATCTTCCACCACCGAACAGAACCGTAAGCCAAAATCATAGCGACATAAAGAGGAATAACCGCCGTCAAGACGGTGTAAAGATCCTTCCATGAAATCATGGCGGTAGTGAGAGTGGCAGTGGAGGATAAATTAGATGAGAGAGGAGGGGTAAAAGTGGAAAgtagagaggaaaaaaaaaatggggaaaTTCAGTTAGTTAACGAACTTAAACAAAGAGGGGGAATATATGTCGTTCTGCAGCGATCGACTGCTAAAGCTTCCTGATGGGAACTATGAGAAAGGGAAGGGACGACAAGACgtacaaaaataagaaaataaaataaaattaaaaagacattttaaaaataataataataataataatttagaggATGAAAGAGAAGAGCGGAGAGGAGGGAGAGAGCGTGGAGCAGTATATATAGAAGAGAGTAGTGACgtgttttttttctatttggaaGAGGAAGTTAACCGCCTACTATGGTTAACTTAACCCAACTAGGGTTATGCACAAGTGGCAGTTTTCATGTGGCGTCGGCTTTCACTGACGTGGATGCCTTCttctttattccttttttaaaatcgAAGAATGGGTACCTCTAATAAACTTACTTATGTCTCAAATTAACGTCGCTTTTTGTCATTAACCGAACACAACTCGTGGAAATTAATGTCACTCATGCTTGCTTGTTCACTGACTTACGACTCTAGTCAACTTGTCTCTATTCTAGACCAAGTCTTTCGACTTTACCAGGCTAAGATCTCTCATATACAATGTTGcatctcatctcatcatcttgATTCTCAATAACATAGCCTACACTTTGTGATGTCATTCTAAGTCTCGTGATGTCATTAGTCGAGTCAATTATATCATTGAGACAtctcgaacatccatccaCCTGGGTATTGTTAAGGCAGGAACCCTCCTATTTTCGGGCCGAGTCATTTACGGATGTTGTACTAATGAACGGTTTCATATACAAACCTCCTGCGTAAGGGTAAGGGTAAGGGTGCAATGTTGGCATATCCGTGTTGTTTGACACTGTCATTGAAAACTTATTGTCAAAGGAAGACATCAAAGACACTCATCTTACAATGTTTGTGTGTCGCCACCTTGTTTGTCCATACATGGGGTCATAAACCTACTATCTTCTTAGTATGGTGGTGACACTGAGCAATCAACCCTGAGAAAAATAGTTCTCAAGAATTTCTTGTAGGATATGATGAAGCATGATATAGAAATGAATTATGAGGACGATTTGAGATGGGACTTGACTAATTATGTGAATGATGTGAGATGAAATTGACTAATTTGACTATTAAAAACATGAATGTATGTGTGGAACGTGCGAGACGATGCAAACAATGCATGTAGGTGTGGAATGTGTCAAGAAAGCAAAGGTGCAGACCTTGAAGATTTAGTTCAAGGCTATCTGTATGAAAACGGTGGGTTAATAGATGAATTTACCATAAAGTTAACGACGATCGTCAACGACATCCATTTGTTAGGCGACAGGGTGGAGGAAATCTTCGTCATCGAGAAGTTCTTTTGAATCCCCCCTCCCCAAGATTCATGTAGATTGTTACCTCTATTGAGTAGTTCGACGACCTTAATAACATATAGGTTGAGGAGATTGTTAGTCATCTCAAGGTCCATGAGGAGAGACTTTGTGGCTACGATGACAGAGAGGAGGAGAAGCATCTCTTACTGACACATGAAAAATGGCTCGCacacaagaaaaagaaagataaggATGATTCTTCCTTTTCAAGTACAAATGAATATGGTAGCCACAACAATGAAAGTGAGCTCGTTGGCGCGGCTGCAGACATAGTGGCAGAGAAGGTCTTGAAAATACCTCACAAATCCATGAAATTGTAAACCTTTGAAAGGATAAGAGTATGGTCATGTGTTATTCTTGAGAAAAATACGAGCACTATGTGGCAGAGTGCCACAAGAAGAAGTGCGATGAGGAGGAAAACCTCACACTCACGCATGATCAAGAGCCTACATTGATGTTGGTCGAGAAGATGCCCAACCAATTGATGCTCAATGAAGAGAATGTTATGGCAAACCTTCTTACATAACGAGAAGAGCGAATGGAGACCAATATGTGGTACCTAGACAACGGACTGCTATGTGAAAGTTGCATAGTCTCAAAACAAGTGAGACTATCGTTGCCAGCTCAAACCAGTTTTCGTGCTAAGAAACCATGCAACTGGTTCATGCAAATTTATGTGGTCCAATCACTTCATTGTCGATTTCTAGTAACAAGTATTTTCTCTTAGGTGTTAAAGATTACCGTCATTGGACGTGAATGTACATgctcaaagaaaaatgagaggCATTATGTGCATTCGAGGACTTCAAAAGACTCGTTGAAAACGGTTCTGGTCACAAGTTAAAAACCTTGCGCATTGATCGAGGTGATGAGTTCTTATTTCAAAACTTCCTAAACTTTTGCAAAGGAGAAGGTATCAAAAGTCAATTCTCCGCAATGTACACTCTAAAACAAAACGAAGTGGTACAACGAAGAAACCACACCATATTGAACATTGCAAGAAGCTTACTCAAGAGAATGCAAGTCCTAGCGATTTTCAGGAAGAAGGTAATACAATATGTGGCATAAGTAGCTGGTCTTCTTTGCTAAACCATAATGCTAATAGCAAACCTGGAAGGAATCTTGTCAGTGATGGCATGTCTACACCAACTGTTGAACCATTATGCTGCAGCAATTCTGGTAGCAAATTTGTCGaagataatacaaaaaaaaaaaaaaaaaaaaaaaaaaaNAAGAAGGTAATACAATATGTGGCATAAGTAGCTGGTCTTCTTTGCTAAACCATAATGCTAATAGCAAACCTGGAAGGAATCTTGTCAGTGATGGCATGTCTACACCAACTGTTGAACCATTATGCTGCAGCAATTCTGGTAGCAAATTTGNTGAATGAGTGAGTCATATGAATGGTTGACTACCCAATAAAAGTTGTCTAAGTGGACGAATGACCTCTCTTTAACTCTAAATGAGAGAAAAGAGATACCCTAATTCGATAACTAGGATAACTAGTGAAAGTAGAAGGAAAAATTGACTAAGAAGAATAGCTTGAGGTAGACGAGAGAGTTCTTATGAGTAGAACTTCTATTGAAGAACAACAATAAAAACTCTATCACACTCTAATCttttaatctcttttcttACTCTATTAATTGTGTATGActaagatatttatttatttgtataaatCAATGTCCATAGAGAGGTAAACATTATAGGGACACGAGAGTTTTATGTAGTTAAAACATGTTGGACAGTGTGTTtcgatttattaaaaagttgcTATTAGTTATTTGCATGTTTGTTTAGTCGTGTTTCTCTTATTCGGAAGAAGAGAGAACAAGAGAACCATTTGAGGGGAGTGTTTATCTAAACTAAAAAACTATAAGCACTGtacttttcaattctttttgttgttatgAATAGAACATACATCTAATGAGTAATTATAGGAGAGAAAGCactaataaattttcttaaagttAAAAACTACTCACAATTCtcttaaataaagtattaatcACTTTCTTAAACTTGCTCGTTTGATAACTTGAACATGTACTAACTATCCTCTAAAATAAATCACTAACCATTTTCCTAAATATTTTCAAGTTAACAACTAGTTTGACTGAGTCAAGCTTATAGACTCACATCTTTCCTCTTGAGCTCCACTTATAGAGTGAACAACTCCTGCACTCTGCAAATTTCACCTTTGCTAGGGCCTTGGTGAGAGTATCCTCATGTTGCTCTGTAGTGTCAAATTTGCTTGGTCTGTGATCAACTTTGTCTTCGTCGTCAGAATTGCTTGTAGAAGCTTCTTGTAAGGTACTCCTACGTatttcaaccttttttttaagtactaaaagttctttaaaattttatagggaAATCATCCATCTCAAGCAAATTGTCACCCTGTTATCATTggattcttgtttctttttaagtttacCTCTAGACCTCTTTAGTTgaattcttatttctttttaagtttacCTCTAGACCTCTTTAGTTGAGATGACAAATTTGATGTCCTATTTTTCTTATCCCTTGGTGGCATTTCTCAAGACCTTCTTAGTTGAGATGATAAATCTGAAGCACCTCGACTTATAGATTGCTCCTCGTTGACTGAAGTAGCTCCAATTTCTTCTAAACTCTATTCTTCAGTTCCTTTTTCTCCCGCTCactgattttttctttccattttttcgaCCAATGTCAATGGAGGATTCTAGAAGATGTTATTGGTCTTTCATTAGTATCTCATACTGGCGATTTTGTGATCATTTTACCTTCATCAATAAGGCCCCATTTCTATCGAACATCTTGAGTAACGATTCGACTAACTCCACTCTACTATCTTCTTCCATTATTTGATCAAGGCTAACAAAGTTACTCTTCAAATTCGAGATGTAATATACATTGGTTAGTAGAAGTTGATTTTCATTCTTGCATTGGAACAAGATGTATCCTTTGCCTTGGATCGATACAATTGGTCCAACGCAAAGCTTCACGTTTCCAATGAGCTTCTCATCAAATTCCTTGAACTTTGTTTGATCTCCGGTCATGTGGTTGCTTCCTACATTGTCTGGGTACCACTTGGTCTTCACAGCCAACATCAATACGAGCTCTTCATCATCTATAAATGTGAGGTTTACCTCCCCATCGCGCTACTTGTTGAGGCACTCTGCAACATAATGCCTGTATTTTTCACAAGTGTAACACTTGATATACCCTTATCCTTCTAAGAGTTGGCATTGTCATGGGTTTGTGAGTTATTTTCATGGCTTCCTTTGCCACCACGTCTACGGCCatgaactctattttttttgttgtggcCACCACATCCTTTCGTACCTGAAAAGAGAAGAGGTAGCcgtatttttttgtttccatcTATGCAAGCCACTCCTCGTGCATGAGTAAGATGAGTAAGAGATGTTTCTCCTCCTCTCTGTCGTCATGGCTACGAAGTCTCTTCTCATGGACCTTAAGATGACCAACAACCTACTCGATGACATGTTCTTGAGGTTGCCAAACTACTCAACAGAGGTAATAATCTacatgaacttttttttttttttttttttgtgcagGGGGACAACTAGAAGGAACTTCTTGATGATGAAAATTT
This window encodes:
- the LOC111809423 gene encoding auxin efflux carrier component 3-like isoform X2, which gives rise to MISWKDLYTVLTAVIPLYVAMILAYGSVRWWKIFTPDQCSGINRFVAIFAVPLLSFHFISSNDPYAMNFRFIAADTLQKIIMLFFLGIWTNLTKNGSLEWMITIFSLSTLPNTLVMGIPLLIAMYGDYSGSLMVQVVVLQCIIWYTLLLFLFEYRGAKILIMEQFPETAASIVSFKVDSDVVSLDGRDFLETDAEIGDDGKLHVTVRKSNASRRSLGPCSLPGLTPRPSNLTGAEIYSLSSSRNPTPRGSNFNHSDFYSMMGFQGRLSNFGPGDLYSVQSSRGPTPRPSNFEENSAVQPQTASPRFGFYPAQTVPSSYPAPNPEFTKTAKIPQPPPPPPPPQPQNTKANHDAKELHMFVWSSSASPVSEGRGGLSNLAGNELAGAEQSGRSDQGAKEIRMLVADHQQQNGENKESEGYGGEAFSFSGKEGEEERDDQKEGPTGSTGELHGKVSAGAPDGGNSKLMPPASVMTRLILIMVWRKLIRNPNTYSSLIGLIWSLISFRWHVAMPKIIEKSISILSDAGLGMAMFSLGIFMGLQPKMIACGNSVAAFAMAIRFLTGPAVMAIASIAIGLRGTLLRVAIVQAALPQGIVPFVFAKEYNVHPAILSTGVIFGMLIALPITLLYYVLLGL
- the LOC111809423 gene encoding auxin efflux carrier component 3-like isoform X1, which translates into the protein MISWKDLYTVLTAVIPLYVAMILAYGSVRWWKIFTPDQCSGINRFVAIFAVPLLSFHFISSNDPYAMNFRFIAADTLQKIIMLFFLGIWTNLTKNGSLEWMITIFSLSTLPNTLVMGIPLLIAMYGDYSGSLMVQVVVLQCIIWYTLLLFLFEYRGAKILIMEQFPETAASIVSFKVDSDVVSLDGRDFLETDAEIGDDGKLHVTVRKSNASRRSLGPCSLPGLTPRPSNLTGAEIYSLSSSRNPTPRGSNFNHSDFYSMMGFQGRLSNFGPGDLYSVQSSRGPTPRPSNFEENSAVQPQTASPRFGFYPAQTVPSSYPAPNPEFTKTAKIPQPPPPPPPPQPQNTKANHDAKELHMFVWSSSASPVSEGRGGLSNLAGNELAGAEQSGRSDQGAKEIRMLVADHQQQNGENKAVPESEGYGGEAFSFSGKEGEEERDDQKEGPTGSTGELHGKVSAGAPDGGNSKLMPPASVMTRLILIMVWRKLIRNPNTYSSLIGLIWSLISFRWHVAMPKIIEKSISILSDAGLGMAMFSLGIFMGLQPKMIACGNSVAAFAMAIRFLTGPAVMAIASIAIGLRGTLLRVAIVQAALPQGIVPFVFAKEYNVHPAILSTGVIFGMLIALPITLLYYVLLGL